CGCGGTCCACCGAGATGTGGTGGAACGAGCGCATGATCGGCCCGGAGACCTTGTGGTCGAACGCATCCTTCTTCGCCATGAAGCGCACCAACCGGCCGCTGGGCTGGGCGGCGAGGCCGTCGAAGATGAAGTCGACATAGCTGATGTGGTTGGCGGCGAGGATCGCTCCGCCGGTGCGCGGGATGTGCTCGGTGCCGGACATCTGGAACTTCATGCCCAGCACCTTGAACAGCGTCTTGGCAGTCACAATCGTGGCCGGATACGTGTAGTCGCGCATGCGGTCAGGGTAGTGCACACGCGTGCACTCGGCGCTGTGGCCGAGCGCACGCGTGGCGATGGTCCAGCGGTGCCGTCAGTCCTCGTCGACGACGTGGACGGCAGCCTCCTCGGCGCTAGCGGCGGCACCGTCGATGCCGACGTCCTCGCCGATGAGGTCCTTCTCGGTGTCCTCGCCGATGCCGCCGTCGGGATCGACCAGTCGTCCGGCGCGCTCGGTGCCGACCTCGCCGTCGTCGAGGATCTCCGGCTCCGGGGCGTACGGGTCGGGCTCGGGCTCCTCCTGGCGGAGGCGCTGCTCGAGGGACTCACCCTCCAGCTGCTCCTCGGCCGTCGTGCCGAACCCCTCGCCGCGGTACTTCTCCGGCGGCGAGTAACCCTCGTCCATGACCTCGTCGGGATCGTCGAAGATCGCGTCCTGGTCGGGTCCGAAATCGTCCGTGGGGATGATGTCAGGGGTGTCAGGTGTCTCAGGTACTTCGGTCATGCCTTCCAGCGTGGCACGCTCTCGCGAGGTGGCAACCGGTCAGCGCCACTCCGCGATGGTGATCTCCATGACGAGCGCGTCGATGCCACCCGCGTAGTAGCCGCGACGGGTGCTGATGGTGTCGAAGCCGTGCGCCTCGTAGAGCCCGATCGCCGCGGCGTTGTCGGCGGCGACCTCCAGCAGCATCCGGTCCGCACCGAGGTCGCGCACCCGGTCGACCAGGTCGGTCAGCAGGTCGCGGGCGAGGCCCCGTCCGCGGGCGGCCGGCAGCACCGCGATGCGGTCCAGGTCGGCGGTCTCCCCGGCCAGGGACGCCGCCGCGTACGCCGCCAGGTCGTCGGTCACCAGCACGACGTGCCGGTCGCTGACCACCTCGTCGCGGACGAGGCCCTCGCTCCACGCGGAGGCGCCGAAGCAGGAGCGCTCGATCGCGGCGATCGCCTCGACGTCGGCCTCGGTCGCCGTGCGGCTCATGCCCGCTTGGACGAGGCCTGCGGCACCGCGTCGGGACGGCGCAGGTAGAGCGGCTCGAGCGGCACCTGCACCGCGCGCCCGGAGACCACGAGGTCCGCCAGCGCGGCAGCACGGGGATCGCTCGCCTCGCCCGCCGCGCGCAGGACGCCGTCGTAGAGGTGCGCGCCCCGTCCGTACGCCGGGAGGCTCGGGTGCTGGGCGGCGAGGTCGGCGGGCTTGAGCACGTGCGGCCCGTCGAGGCGTACGTGGTCCGCTCCGTAGCGGGCCCAGTAGACCTCCTTGCGGCGGGCGTCGGTCGCGACGAGGAACTCACCCTCCACCTGGACGTCGGCGGCCACGATGTCGAGCGAGCACACGCCGTGGGTCGTCAGGCCGAGCGTCGAGCCGAGGGTCAGGGCGGTGACGACGCCGACGCGCAACCCGGTGAACGGACCCGGTCCCACGCCGACCGCGACATCGGTCAGGTCGGCCATCGTGGCGCCGGCCTGCGCCATCGCGTCGCGGATGGCCGGGGCGAGCAGCTCGCCGTGCGCCATCGCGCCCTCGCCGTACGCCTCGGCGACCACCCGCTCGCCGTCGTGGACGGCAACGGTGATCGCGGGTGTGGCGGTGTCGAAGGCGAGGAGGAGCACAGGAGCAGCCTACGAGCCGAGCAAGGTGGAGCGGAGCGGGACTCCGACCCACCGGGGGCCGTGCGGCTTGATCGTGACGACCCGGGGATCCACCTCGTCCGGCACGTCCCCGTCGTGCGGCGTGCCGAGCGGGTCGATCGGCCGCGGACCACGGACCTCGATCCTGACGTGCAGCCAGCTGTCGGCGAGCTGCTCGGCCATCCCGTCGCCCCACTCCACGACGGTGACCGCCGAGTCGGTCGTGGAGTCCAGGTCGAGGTCGTCGATCTCGC
Above is a genomic segment from Aeromicrobium chenweiae containing:
- a CDS encoding DUF5709 domain-containing protein → MTEVPETPDTPDIIPTDDFGPDQDAIFDDPDEVMDEGYSPPEKYRGEGFGTTAEEQLEGESLEQRLRQEEPEPDPYAPEPEILDDGEVGTERAGRLVDPDGGIGEDTEKDLIGEDVGIDGAAASAEEAAVHVVDED
- the rimI gene encoding ribosomal protein S18-alanine N-acetyltransferase; the protein is MSRTATEADVEAIAAIERSCFGASAWSEGLVRDEVVSDRHVVLVTDDLAAYAAASLAGETADLDRIAVLPAARGRGLARDLLTDLVDRVRDLGADRMLLEVAADNAAAIGLYEAHGFDTISTRRGYYAGGIDALVMEITIAEWR
- the tsaB gene encoding tRNA (adenosine(37)-N6)-threonylcarbamoyltransferase complex dimerization subunit type 1 TsaB yields the protein MLLLAFDTATPAITVAVHDGERVVAEAYGEGAMAHGELLAPAIRDAMAQAGATMADLTDVAVGVGPGPFTGLRVGVVTALTLGSTLGLTTHGVCSLDIVAADVQVEGEFLVATDARRKEVYWARYGADHVRLDGPHVLKPADLAAQHPSLPAYGRGAHLYDGVLRAAGEASDPRAAALADLVVSGRAVQVPLEPLYLRRPDAVPQASSKRA